One window of the Onychostoma macrolepis isolate SWU-2019 chromosome 21, ASM1243209v1, whole genome shotgun sequence genome contains the following:
- the LOC131529184 gene encoding olfactory receptor 2A12-like, with translation MHVRKYDISIHYDCTSPKMLLVLHLCLVCISLSGGMDNISSFSSFSLTALNDTSRSSRITVFSFALPGYCLTIFVNTVLIFIIVLEKVLHQPMYIFLCNLCINGLYGATGLYPPLLYYLLNETNVISLEECAIQSFAIFAYAIGEITNLCVMAFDRYLAICRPLYYHTVMTTVTVWRLLTFIWMFPCCTAILMILMTLRFPICMNQINKLYCETWVLERLACRVDTAQFVLSGIIICAIIVLVCFVFLSYIKILIACKHSVQNHKKFMTTCLPHLVAFFNYVVWSLFNSFYERFGTSSLSQGFKNFLSVSFVIMPPLVNPIIYGIVLTPIRTKAKNVFQSLRSKHTD, from the coding sequence atgcatgtgcGAAAGTATGATATTAGCATTCATTATGATTGCACTTCTCCTAAGATGCTTTTGGTTTTGCATTTGTGTCTCGTCTGCATTAGTTTGTCAGGTGGAATGGACAACATCTCCTCcttctcctctttctctctcacagctCTGAATGACACCAGCCGGTCCAGCAGGATCACTGTATTTTCTTTTGCCCTCCCAGGCTATTGTCTGACCATTTTTGTCAACACAGTCTTGATTTTCATAATTGTTCTGGAGAAAGTTCTCCACCAGcctatgtatatttttttgtgcaatttgtGTATAAATGGATTATACGGAGCCACAGGATTGTATCCACCCCTGCTGTATTATTTACTAAATGAAACCAATGTTATCTCTCTGGAAGAATGTGCCATCCAAAGCTTTGCCATTTTCGCCTATGCAATAGGTGAGATTACCAATCTGTGTGTAATGGCGTTCGATAGATACTTAGCGATCTGCAGACCTCTGTACTACCATACTGTCATGACAACAGTCACTGTTTGGAGGCTGCTGACTTTCATTTGGATGTTTCCCTGCTGCACTGCAATACTGATGATACTGATGACGCTCAGGTTTCCTATTTGCATGAACCAGATAAACAAACTTTACTGTGAAACCTGGGTCTTGGAGAGACTTGCCTGCAGGGTGGACACTGCTCAGTTTGTGCTCAGTGGAATAATAATATGTGCTATTATTGTTCTGGTatgctttgtgtttttgtcttataTAAAAATCCTGATCGCTTGTAAGCACTCTGTACAAAACCACAAGAAGTTCATGACAACATGTCTGCCACATCTGGTAGCCTTTTTTAATTATGTGGTCTGGTCACTTTTTAATAGCTTCTATGAGCGGTTTGGAACTAGTAGCCTGTCTCAGGGTTTTAAAAACTTCCTGTCAGTTTCCTTTGTGATCATGCCACCTCTGGTTAATCCTATAATATATGGAATTGTACTAACTCCTATCAGGACTAAAGCAAAAAATGTATTCCAAAGCTTAAGATCAAAACATACAGATTAA